A region of Toxorhynchites rutilus septentrionalis strain SRP chromosome 1, ASM2978413v1, whole genome shotgun sequence DNA encodes the following proteins:
- the LOC129761083 gene encoding mucin-2-like, which yields MKFPLRDLPTIVTCLVVICTAFGTISANVTPEPTAEGVVKKDNPFLEWFELLTGIQRPSPPLMPAENCTECKCGRTNQVNRIVGGMETSVVQYPWMTALKYGRSFYCGGTLITDRHVLTAAHCVHGFNKARISAIFLDHDRSTEDESETITAKVERIIKNSAYSQINYDNDIAILRLDKPLEMNDKLRPVCQPSPEETYAGYDGIVTGWGTTSEGGQVSSTLQEVVVPIMSNEQCRKSAYGERRITDNMMCAGYEEGKKDSCQGDSGGPLHVIDKEMESENIHRIAGVVSWGEGCAKPNHPGVYSRVNRYEEWIRSNTIDGCSSSRSVTTSIYVSCCWSIACNNLCVAKHYGPLDMSGSHREAAIGGIKTGIVYFWHKLVLKWPFLLRGCIFEVNGEKKKISSELFFSAISQSVRSFAKCLLRCSEVFFRDFNKMWFKENFILVKVILMCVLVDDCYSSAIGAFNRIERFNLPLKPANFRYHRVKTIAKTPPLGLQSLNDVHNNGVVGNAPTQSPFSQVSPSANKPIIEQIISIASSLQGMDKNNATVPETQTSTSESTSDTSVETKPTTEDNSSDCSRCSTWSETATETATSESTPATDESTASPTADLSSTTTEESPKTTDAASSTLEDITSTTAGNPTAIETTSSVTSDATSTTDELPTESTSTTVVATTEPKTTESTDKSPKPTDTASNTSEDTSSTTEVNTITIETSSSTTSNATPSTDEPATESTSSTEPKTTDSTPTSTDESPKPTDAISSTDTTITTEDVSATTEGSSTTIDTHSSDAPPSTDESTTAATTASEQIVNDSTPTSTTATSEDTSSTTEGSTTITETDSAVTSDFTPVTDKATSNATSISTEGPPATSDASSSVDSNITISTEDPSASTEGTSSLASSNSIPPSTDESTNVITTTTEQIVTDSTTTSTVATSEDTSSTTKKSTTMTETDDAVTSDLTPVTDEPTTDATSISIGGSPATSNASSSVDTNNTINTEDISASTEETSSSAASDSTPSVDESTSSTTVQIITEPSQASSTSNSDDISPSAVTSDLAPATDEPATEATSTEETTPDSTSSPSGGWAPEATEPNAFLIVNRPTASQQNAFDLLSNLHTEKPGGSNGPAPPNFIGSLGSTLLSSVASDVPVDTNTSQTQGSSVTFGLPGGIAAQLNNSLLNLPAQGSQPVHHDNPFLTGWNQVQNISNQIATSNPLNPIIDNTVVQNLPNISSISQSITSQINNVSSTIGVPNPLQDQQSEGHPPTGVSQDTPFLGTFQELGTQITNPFVNSSGASALGGVVSQFGNVGSQISEGTTNVTSALVGAGTDSSTALGGIPNQLQQIINNNPLTVFQDQQSDEVPINVASLATIPQTNISDPKPPAGVSQDTSFIGTLQEISTQITNPFGSSNIGSQIAGGISNVINVIAGSGNSSTTNETTTEAPSGNNTNSSDTGALQDTSFFGSLQEIGTQITQLGGSSSNNSSGSPTMSGIASQFPNVGSQIAAVIANATSAINEVQIQPLNLTSPWGNITTGNTRINKSAVMDVLDQLNTVSQAVTQNPNTNQLEGIITQLQSDQLSPSHDVGLSSLPGQLQVIGSNILNGALDWNTVNQVPVIGNWIGSNSNMNPKEVTARPTLSCPSCHQICGTVNSAPAKRLRVIGGNVLESANKYSWMTRFIYFNSDAGQGSLINDRAIITTATIVNNMPLYSQGAVLFNVYDRMSTTENRLIKKIAKVIPHPQYDQSNIFENNIGIVITDSPVPLSKTLVPICLPTYFESYGGTEATLAGWGSDMAEGLQSPIPLEVTIPLYTDGECRMTSPNITGNNLCGGIIKPAPTDSLKSTCEGDAGAGLMTPSRINATQLTLIGVAIDIPDGGCGGTNQPAVFTNVQNYIDFIIYHGIGCGC from the exons GTAACCCCAGAACCGACAGCAGAAGGTGTCGTGAAAAAAGACAACCCTTTTCTGGAGTGGTTTGAGTTACTTACCGGAATTCAACGACCATCACCGCCTCTCATGCCAGCGGAAAACTGTACCGAGTGTA AATGTGGTCGGACGAATCAGGTAAATCGAATCGTCGGCGGAATGGAGACTAGTGTGGTTCAATACCCTTGGATGACAGCTCTCAAGTACGGTAGATCGTTCTATTGCGGTGGAACATTGATAACGGACCGGCATGTGCTGACCGCCGCCCATTGTGTGCACGGCTTCAACAAAGCAAGAATCAGTGCCATCTTTCTGGATCACGACCGGTCCACCGAGGATGAATCAGAAACGATAACGGCGAAGGTGGAAAGGATTATCAAAAACAGCGCGTATAGCCAAATCAATTATGACAACGACATCGCCATCTTACGATTGGACAAGCCGTTGGAGATGAACGACAAATTGCGACCCGTTTGTCAGCCAAGTCCCGAAGAAACCTACGCCGGTTACGACGGTATCGTAACCGGCTGGGGCACTACCTCGGAGGGTGGTCAGGTATCGTCCACGCTTCAGGAAGTCGTGGTGCCAATCATGTCGAACGAGCAGTGTAGAAAATCGGCGTACGGAGAGAGACGAATTACCGATAATATGATGTGTGCCGGATATGAAGAGGGAAAGAAAGATTCCTGCCAGGGTGACAGCGGTGGTCCTCTGCATGTGATCGACAAGGAAATGGAGTCGGAAAATATTCACCGAATCGCGGGTGTAGTTTCTTGGGGTGAAGGATGTGCCAAGCCGAACCATCCGGGGGTGTACAGTCGAGTCAATCGATACGAAGAGTGGATTCGGAGCAACACAATCGACGGATGTTCTT CGTCCCGTAGCGTCACAACATCAATTTACGTGTCCTGCTGCTGGTCCATCGCTTGCAACAACCTTTGTGTTGCAAAACACTACGGACCGTTAGACATGTCAGGAAGCCACAGGGAAGCTGCAATCGGTGGGATAAAAACCGGAATCGTTTATTTTTGGCACAAACTGGTACTGAA ATGGCCTTTTTTGCTGCGTGGATGCATTTTTGAAGTGAATggtgaaaagaagaagattagtTCAGAACTTTTCTTTTCTGCTATTAGCCAAAGTGTAAGATCATTTGCGAAGTGTCTGTTGCGTTGTTCGGAAGTGTTTTTTCGCGACTTCAACAAAATGTGGTTCAAAGAGAACTTTATATTAGTGAAGGTGATTTTGATGTGTGTACTTGTTGATGACTGTTATAGCAGTGCAATTGGTGCCTTC AACCGAATCGAACGTTTCAATTTGCCGCTGAAACCTGCAAACTTTAGATATCATAGAGTAAAAACTATAGCAAAAACACCGCCATTGGGGTTGCAAAGTTTGAACGACGTTCATAACAATGGAGTAGTTGGAAATGCGCCAACACAATCCCCATTCAGTCAGGTTTCCCCGAGTGCTAACAAACCAATTATAGAACAAATTATATCCATTGCATCAAGTCTGCAAGGCATGGATAAAAATAATGCAACGGTTCCAGAAACGCAAACATCTACATCTGAGTCAACTTCAGACACGAGTGTGGAAACCAAGCCAACAACTGAAGATAATTCATCGGACTGTTCAAGATGTTCGACGTGGTCGGAGACAGCAACTGAAACTGCAACTAGCGAATCAACGCCAGCAACGGATGAATCGACAGCTTCTCCAACAGCCGACTTATCTTCAACAACAACTGAAGAATCACCTAAAACAACTGATGCAGCTTCAAGTACACTAGAAGATATCACATCTACGACGGCAGGAAACCCGACTGCAATAGAGACAACTAGTTCTGTCACAAGTGACGCTACTTCAACGACAGACGAATTGCCAACTGAGTCAACATCAACAACAGTTGTAGCAACAACAGAACCAAAAACAACCGAATCAACTGATAAATCTCCTAAACCAACCGATACAGCTTCGAATACATCAGAAGATACCTCATCTACGACGGAAGTGAACACGATTACAATAGAAACATCTAGTTCTACTACAAGTAACGCTACTCCATCAACAGATGAACCGGCAACTGAGTCAACATCAAGTACAGAACCAAAAACAACCGACTCAACTCCGACATCTACTGATGAATCTCCAAAACCGACAGATGCAATCTCAAGTACGGATACCACCATCACCACAGAAGATGTTTCAGCTACGACAGAAGGATCTTCGACTACAATAGATACACATAGCTCGGATGCTCCTCCATCGACTGATGAATCTACCACTGCGGCAACCACAGCTTCAGAACAGATCGTTAACGACTCAACTCCGACATCCACCACTGCCACTTCAGAAGATACTTCATCTACGACGGAGGGATCGACGACAATAACCGAGACAGATAGTGCTGTAACAAGTGACTTCACTCCAGTGACAGACAAAGCAACATCCAACGCTACTTCGATTTCAACTGAAGGACCACCTGCAACGAGTGATGCATCATCTAGTGTAGACTCTAACATCACCATCAGTACAGAGGACCCTTCGGCTTCGACTGAAGGAACATCTAGCTTAGCCTCGAGTAACTCTATTCCTCCATCGACGGATGAATCTACCAATGTCATAACAACAACCACCGAACAGATCGTTACCGACTCCACTACGACATCAACCGTTGCCACTTCAGAAGATACATCATCTACGACGAAGAAATCGACGACGATGACCGAGACAGATGATGCTGTAACAAGTGATTTGACTCCAGTGACAGACGAACCAACCACCGACGCCACATCGATATCAATTGGAGGTTCACCAGCAACGAGTAATGCATCTTCTAGTGTAGACACTAACAACACCATCAATACAGAGGACATTTCGGCTTCGACTGAAGAAACATCTAGCTCAGCCGCGAGTGACTCTACCCCATCTGTAGACGAATCCACGTCATCAACTACAGTACAGATAATAACTGAGCCATCTCAGGCATCTTCCACTTCCAATTCAGATGATATCTCACCTAGCGCGGTAACAAGTGACTTAGCACCAGCAACAGATGAACCAGCGACCGAAGCAACATCAACAGAGGAGACTACACCCGATTCAACTTCGTCTCCATCTGGAGGCTGGGCACCAGAAGCAACAGAACCAAATGCCTTTCTTATTGTCAATAGACCAACGGCTAGTCAGCAGAATGCATTCGATCTTCTCTCCAACTTACACACTGAGAAACCCGGAGGAAGCAATGGACCAGCTCCTCCAAATTTCATCGGTAGTCTTGGATCTACCTTGTTGTCCAGTGTGGCCAGTGATGTTCCTGTTGATACCAATACAAGCCAAACGCAGGGCAGCAGCGTCACATTCGGTCTACCTGGTGGTATCGCAGCTCAACTCAACAACTCGCTACTAAATCTGCCAGCACAAGGATCTCAGCCTGTTCACCATGACAATCCTTTCCTAACGGGATGGAATCAAGTCCAAAACATTAGTAATCAAATTGCCACTAGCAACCCACTCAATCCAATCATCGACAACACTGTTGTTCAGAATCTACCGAACATTTCCTCCATCTCCCAGTCCATCACGTCCCAAATCAACAATGTATCTTCCACGATAGGTGTTCCGAATCCCCTGCAAGATCAGCAATCGGAAGGTCATCCTCCAACGGGTGTTTCACAAGACACCCCTTTTCTGGGAACGTTCCAAGAGCTGGGAACTCAGATCACCAATCCCTTTGTCAACAGCTCTGGAGCATCCGCCCTAGGGGGCGTAGTTTCGCAGTTTGGAAACGTTGGATCACAGATATCGGAAGGGACCACCAATGTAACCAGCGCTCTGGTGGGAGCTGGTACCGACAGCAGTACGGCTTTAGGTGGCATTCCAAATCAACTGCAGCAAATTATAAACAACAATCCTTTGACTGTATTCCAGGATCAACAGTCTGACGAAGTGCCAATTAACGTAGCATCCCTTGCGACTATACCCCAAACAAATATCAGCGATCCAAAGCCTCCAGCTGGAGTTTCCCAGGACACGAGCTTCATCGGTACTCTACAAGAAATTAGTACCCAAATTACAAACCCATTCGGAAGCAGCAATATTGGGTCCCAGATTGCGGGAGGAATATCCAACGTGATAAATGTCATTGCCGGTTCCGGTAATAGTTCAACCACAAATGAGACCACTACTGAAGCTCCATCGGGAAATAATACGAACAGCAGTGACACCGGTGCCTTACAAGACACGAGTTTTTTCGGATCATTGCAAGAGATCGGAACACAGATAACACAACTTGGGGGCTCGAGTTCCAATAATAGCTCGGGTAGCCCAACAATGAGTGGTATAGCTTCTCAGTTTCCAAATGTTGGATCtcaaatcgcagcagtaatcGCCAATGCAACCAGCGCGATCAACGAAGTTCAAATACAGCCGCTAAATCTAACCAGTCCATGGGGTAACATAACGACTGGTAACACAAGGATCAACAAATCAGCAGTTATGGATGTGCTCGATCAACTGAATACGGTTTCACAAGCAGTAACACAAAACCCCAATACTAACCAATTGGAAGGAATCATAACACAACTACAATCAGACCAGCTTTCTCCTTCGCATGACGTGGGATTAAGTAGTCTTCCTGGGCAACTTCAGGTTATTGGCTCCAACATCTTGAACGGCGCGCTCGATTGGAACACGGTGAACCAAGTTCCCGTTATTGGCAACTGGATTGGATCAAACAGCAATATGAACCCAAAAGAAGTAACCGCCCGCCCAACGCTCAGCTGCCCAAGTTGCCATCAGATTTGTGGCACAGTGAACTCAGCTCCAGCGAAAAGATTGCGTGTAATAGGCGGAAATGTTTTGGAATCCGCGAATAAATACTCGTGGATGACTCGGTTCATTTATTTCAACTCCGATGCTGGGCAAGGATCGCTTATAAATGATCGGGCAATAATCACGACAGCGACAATTGTCAACAACATGCCCCTATACTCCCAAGGAGCCGTATTGTTCAACGTCTACGATCGGATGTCCACCACCGAGAATCGACTGATCAAGAAAATTGCGAAAGTGATTCCCCATCCTCAGTACGATCAGAGCAATATATTTGAAAACAATATTGGAATAGTGATTACCGATAGTCCTGTCCCGCTGTCCAAAACTCTTGTTCCAATATGTCTCCCAACATATTTCGAATCCTACGGTGGTACCGAAGCTACCCTAGCCGGCTGGGGTTCAGATATGGCCGAGGGGCTCCAGTCACCGATCCCACTGGAAGTAACGATCCCTCTCTACACGGATGGAGAATGCAGAATGACTAGTCCTAACATTACCGGTAACAATCTGTGCGGTGGTATCATAAAGCCGGCTCCTACCGATTCCTTGAAGTCAACATGCGAG GGTGATGCAGGTGCTGGACTTATGACGCCTTCAAGAATTAACGCTACCCAGTTGACACTCATTGGTGTTGCCATCGACATCCCCGACGGAGGCTGCGGAGGAACCAACCAGCCGGCGGTATTCACCAACGTACAGAACTATATTGACTTTATTATTTATCACGGAATAGGTTGTGGGTGCTAA